A genome region from Coprococcus phoceensis includes the following:
- a CDS encoding ABC transporter permease, whose amino-acid sequence MKAIIKRNLKNYLKNPIFWIGLIVVLISMYQTLAPYLSIHYVKSDETFRKVKMASDGDVMEGCIPATPDKERELWEKEIVKILQDTENGFGMSEVEAEAVISEMKQMKITEACQYLKTEYHFNGANYVYEDVSWYQGSPEEVNRYIRENLEKHPFSYYFGRKFTDFASLHMAFFATVLLAFLFFQDMRKNTYELLHTKPMTAFQYIAGKISSGFLIMTAALVIMNIVFIILCYATAVKSGFAMNILDFVQNSILYVLPNILMICCVYAVTALLFKNPLPAVPALVLYIIYSNMLTWDSKGQCHARPFSIMVRFPGNFFETELPHQVYLNQLLLVAASILLMFIAVWMWKRRRVY is encoded by the coding sequence ATGAAAGCAATCATAAAAAGGAATCTGAAAAATTATCTTAAAAATCCGATATTCTGGATCGGTTTGATTGTTGTTTTAATCAGTATGTACCAGACACTTGCACCCTATCTGTCCATTCATTACGTGAAGTCGGATGAAACCTTCAGGAAGGTAAAAATGGCCTCCGATGGGGATGTTATGGAGGGATGTATTCCGGCAACACCGGATAAGGAGAGAGAACTGTGGGAGAAAGAGATTGTAAAGATACTTCAGGACACAGAGAATGGGTTTGGCATGTCGGAAGTAGAGGCGGAGGCAGTGATATCTGAGATGAAACAGATGAAGATTACGGAGGCGTGTCAGTATCTGAAAACGGAATACCACTTTAATGGTGCCAATTATGTGTATGAGGACGTTTCATGGTATCAGGGAAGCCCGGAGGAAGTCAACCGGTATATCAGAGAAAATCTTGAGAAACATCCATTCTCCTATTATTTCGGAAGAAAATTTACAGATTTTGCAAGCCTGCATATGGCATTCTTTGCAACAGTTCTGCTGGCGTTTTTATTTTTCCAGGATATGAGGAAAAATACTTATGAATTGCTGCACACCAAACCGATGACGGCTTTTCAATATATTGCCGGGAAAATAAGCAGTGGATTTCTCATTATGACGGCGGCACTGGTCATTATGAATATCGTATTTATCATTTTGTGTTACGCCACGGCAGTAAAATCAGGATTTGCTATGAACATACTGGATTTTGTTCAGAATTCGATCCTGTATGTCCTGCCGAACATCCTGATGATCTGCTGTGTGTATGCGGTTACAGCGCTGCTGTTTAAGAATCCGCTTCCAGCGGTTCCGGCGCTGGTTCTTTATATCATTTATTCTAATATGCTGACATGGGATAGCAAAGGACAGTGTCATGCAAGACCATTCTCTATTATGGTTCGATTTCCGGGGAATTTTTTTGAAACGGAATTGCCACATCAGGTATATCTCAATCAACTGCTTCTTGTGGCAGCATCCATACTGCTCATGTTTATAGCGGTGTGGATGTGGAAAAGGAGGAGAGTATATTGA
- a CDS encoding HAMP domain-containing sensor histidine kinase — protein MEKIRNLSLKKTMVLYTILSLIVTFFLSVSIIEIAGQIQEEVWWKYVDQDEYYQAMNDRNENFEVVVPRPNQSKMSRMDWHISETCDFLRTYGVLLFSFAGCGIAVSLFYKNKLKRPIQELKMASQMIAEEDLDFHMAYENEDEMGMLCREFERMRGQLEENNRRLWQMIEDERVLRAAIAHDIRSPLAIMRGYQEMLLEFVPEDMLDQEKMMEMLRGGMLQIERMNHFIDSMRKMTKLEERELNCSVVDIRQLINQIEALAEVVVEKSEKNFTVTTVRESEILTADEEIIMEVADNLLANAFRYANQEVRLKLTVTPQYLKMSIRDDGIGFQENIDRVTQAFYHENPQDDLKHFGMGMYISRIYCERHGGKLLIKNVADGGAEVEAVFKNYVLEEQQQK, from the coding sequence ATGGAAAAGATAAGAAATTTATCCTTGAAAAAGACAATGGTTTTATATACGATACTCAGCTTGATTGTCACTTTTTTTCTTTCTGTGTCAATTATTGAGATTGCCGGGCAGATACAGGAGGAGGTCTGGTGGAAGTACGTGGATCAGGACGAGTATTATCAGGCAATGAATGACCGCAATGAAAATTTTGAGGTAGTGGTACCGAGACCGAATCAGAGTAAAATGAGCAGAATGGACTGGCATATTTCAGAAACCTGTGATTTCCTTCGGACGTACGGAGTATTGCTTTTTTCTTTTGCCGGATGTGGAATTGCGGTCAGCCTGTTTTACAAAAATAAATTAAAGAGACCGATTCAGGAACTGAAGATGGCATCACAGATGATTGCGGAGGAAGATCTGGATTTTCATATGGCTTATGAGAACGAGGACGAGATGGGGATGCTGTGCAGGGAATTTGAAAGGATGCGTGGGCAGTTGGAAGAAAATAACCGTAGACTTTGGCAGATGATCGAAGATGAGCGGGTACTGCGTGCAGCGATTGCCCATGATATCCGCTCGCCGCTTGCAATCATGCGGGGATATCAGGAAATGCTTTTGGAATTTGTTCCGGAAGATATGCTTGATCAAGAGAAAATGATGGAGATGTTAAGGGGCGGTATGCTTCAGATTGAACGGATGAACCATTTTATTGATAGTATGAGGAAGATGACGAAATTGGAAGAACGGGAATTAAACTGTTCCGTGGTAGATATCCGGCAGTTGATAAACCAGATAGAAGCTCTGGCAGAAGTCGTGGTGGAAAAATCAGAAAAGAATTTTACAGTGACGACAGTGAGAGAATCTGAAATACTGACTGCGGATGAGGAAATCATCATGGAAGTAGCGGATAATCTGTTGGCTAACGCATTCCGCTATGCCAATCAGGAAGTTAGGCTGAAGCTGACAGTGACACCCCAATATCTGAAAATGAGTATCAGGGATGACGGAATTGGATTTCAGGAAAATATCGACAGGGTGACACAGGCGTTTTATCATGAGAATCCACAGGATGACTTAAAGCATTTTGGAATGGGTATGTATATCAGCCGTATCTACTGCGAACGGCATGGTGGGAAACTGCTGATAAAAAATGTAGCAGATGGCGGTGCGGAAGTTGAGGCAGTGTTTAAAAATTATGTATTAGAAGAACAACAGCAGAAATAA